One genomic window of Sodaliphilus pleomorphus includes the following:
- a CDS encoding DUF4834 family protein, with translation MWIFLLLIILLLLLWPVIRLALGYRKLRQHMSQAYRQQQYDNASRQGRQRRQDTGDYDPATGRRKVYSESDGEYVDFEEVDNGRRDTVAAQQQACDTVVEEQVSDAEYEDIP, from the coding sequence ATGTGGATATTCCTGCTATTGATCATACTCCTGCTCCTGCTATGGCCCGTGATACGCCTCGCACTGGGCTATCGCAAGCTGCGGCAGCACATGAGCCAAGCCTATAGGCAACAGCAATACGACAACGCCAGCCGCCAGGGCCGGCAACGGCGCCAGGACACCGGCGACTACGACCCCGCCACAGGGCGGCGCAAGGTGTACAGCGAGAGCGACGGCGAGTATGTCGACTTTGAAGAAGTCGACAACGGCCGGCGCGACACTGTAGCAGCCCAGCAGCAGGCCTGCGACACAGTGGTCGAGGAGCAAGTCTCCGACGCCGAGTATGAGGATATCCCGTAG
- the pssA gene encoding CDP-diacylglycerol--serine O-phosphatidyltransferase: MLNYLIYNSTIVMNLLTSIRNNTPNAVTCCNLLSGALACIAAFHCFDTWWWGLQGYQVAFVWIAAAAVFDFFDGFTARLLHAASPLGKELDSLSDSVSFGLAPALILYNMMLQAYPHVAWAPYVTLLIPVFGALRLARFNTDPNQGTVFTGLAIPANAIFWIGFTSFFATRHQVLPLWCVIALIAAFSLLMVCNLRMFSLKLHSLSIKAAWKQYLTVVVFAVSLATCGIAGLAVTIAFYIILSACTRQD; the protein is encoded by the coding sequence ATGCTCAACTATCTCATTTATAACAGCACCATCGTGATGAATCTACTCACATCAATACGCAACAACACCCCCAACGCCGTCACCTGCTGCAACCTGCTCTCGGGTGCGCTGGCCTGCATCGCTGCATTCCACTGCTTCGACACCTGGTGGTGGGGGCTGCAAGGCTATCAAGTGGCCTTTGTGTGGATTGCCGCAGCTGCGGTGTTCGACTTCTTCGACGGCTTCACGGCACGCCTGCTGCATGCCGCATCGCCGCTGGGCAAGGAGCTCGACTCGCTGAGCGACTCGGTGAGCTTCGGCCTGGCCCCAGCGCTCATACTCTACAACATGATGCTGCAAGCCTACCCCCACGTGGCTTGGGCGCCCTACGTCACGCTGCTCATCCCGGTATTTGGCGCCCTGCGCCTGGCCCGCTTCAACACCGACCCCAACCAGGGCACCGTGTTCACCGGGCTGGCCATCCCGGCCAATGCCATCTTCTGGATTGGCTTCACCAGCTTCTTTGCCACCCGTCACCAGGTGCTGCCGCTGTGGTGCGTAATCGCGCTCATCGCAGCCTTCTCGCTGCTCATGGTGTGCAACCTGCGCATGTTCTCGCTCAAGCTCCACAGCCTGAGCATCAAGGCTGCCTGGAAACAGTATCTCACGGTCGTGGTCTTTGCGGTCTCGCTGGCCACATGCGGCATCGCCGGACTGGCTGTGACCATCGCTTTCTACATCATCCTCTCGGCCTGCACCCGGCAGGACTGA
- a CDS encoding phosphatidylserine decarboxylase family protein: protein MKYKIHREGQNIIFVLLFILLVINIPAYLFIEWKVIPVIFIVISSIFFLLVVNFFRSPRRYFKGDHANAVVSSVDGTVVALEEVYEDEYLHRNCIQLSVFMSIFNVHANWVPVEGTVKYVKHHNGRFLAAYLPKSSTENERSAVVIQARNGDDILVRQIAGAIARRIVTYVEPGEHVSVEQHMGFIKFGSRVDLFLPLDSEILVKLGDKTVGGVTQVARLKPRNNA, encoded by the coding sequence ATGAAGTACAAGATACATAGAGAAGGGCAGAATATCATCTTCGTGTTGCTATTCATCCTGCTTGTCATCAACATCCCGGCCTATCTTTTCATCGAGTGGAAAGTGATACCCGTCATCTTCATTGTCATTTCGTCCATCTTCTTCCTGCTCGTGGTCAACTTCTTCCGCTCGCCGCGCCGCTATTTCAAGGGAGACCACGCCAATGCCGTGGTGTCGAGTGTCGACGGCACCGTCGTGGCCCTCGAGGAAGTGTATGAAGACGAGTATTTGCACCGCAACTGCATCCAGCTCTCGGTGTTTATGAGCATCTTCAACGTGCATGCCAACTGGGTCCCCGTCGAGGGCACTGTGAAATATGTGAAACACCACAACGGCCGCTTCCTGGCCGCCTACCTGCCCAAGTCGAGCACCGAGAACGAGCGCTCGGCCGTGGTGATACAGGCCCGTAACGGCGACGACATACTGGTGCGGCAAATCGCCGGCGCCATCGCCCGCCGCATCGTCACCTATGTGGAGCCAGGCGAGCACGTGAGCGTGGAGCAGCACATGGGCTTCATCAAGTTTGGCTCACGCGTCGACCTGTTTCTCCCCCTCGACAGCGAGATCCTGGTGAAACTGGGCGACAAGACCGTGGGCGGTGTCACCCAGGTGGCACGGCTCAAGCCCCGCAACAACGCGTGA
- a CDS encoding phosphoethanolamine transferase yields MEKILRFIQYIAAPLRAEWMFFIITFLLLAQQPIDWLTLPSSDRWYQWGMGLKSLAVETGLVWVLTWVVWKSHSRLVKYLLTAVAWLLLGITLFLSFNFEMNISQQTLTVLVETTSKESGEFVNTYMWSPESQLSYTIDACLAIVIIVLYCIEGKLHRTLRRPFHSFATDLVAGTVATVGLGFFIYAWGTLLLASNSTRVYRWRNGFATTSLDIGTQSAHAINSLRAFGNDVRMAVKQAREVYRTHPTVQESDSLTVIYVLGESYIKHHASLYGYELNTTPCMVRERNRGNLFAFTDVIAQENITSVVEKNTFCLNSVADGESWFEKPNFTTIFKRAGYNVYMWDIQRTQQPHKLFTVTVNQFVYNPEIMRLSYTACDKGGFDYDGQLVDDFHKRVKLHGKHNLIVFHLYGQHVNPHYRYPAGSYYDNHFKPDSVRRNEKWLTTDKKQKIAYYDNATLYNDAVMEKIFDLYRNKNTVVVYFADHGEEVYDFRDTKGRHTETDPKPGTLMYQNEVPFVIWCSDRYKQLHPQVVARIKQALHRPYMTDNVGQLMLDLGRIKTQYYIPDRDLIAPQFRPRKRLVYDHCDYDKVMRGVDRNKIYPRFVK; encoded by the coding sequence ATGGAAAAAATTCTGCGCTTTATCCAGTATATCGCCGCCCCGCTCAGGGCCGAATGGATGTTTTTCATCATCACCTTCCTGCTGCTGGCCCAGCAGCCCATCGACTGGCTCACGCTGCCCAGCAGCGACCGCTGGTACCAGTGGGGCATGGGGCTCAAGAGCCTGGCCGTGGAGACGGGACTGGTGTGGGTGCTCACCTGGGTCGTGTGGAAGAGTCACAGCCGCCTGGTGAAGTACCTGCTCACTGCTGTGGCCTGGCTGCTGCTGGGCATCACGCTGTTTCTCTCGTTCAACTTTGAGATGAACATCTCGCAGCAGACGCTCACCGTGCTGGTCGAGACCACAAGCAAGGAGAGCGGCGAGTTTGTCAACACCTACATGTGGAGCCCCGAGAGCCAGCTGAGCTACACCATCGACGCCTGCCTGGCCATCGTGATCATCGTGCTCTACTGCATCGAGGGCAAGCTGCACCGGACGCTGCGCAGGCCCTTCCACAGCTTTGCCACCGACCTGGTGGCCGGCACCGTCGCCACCGTGGGGCTGGGCTTCTTCATCTATGCCTGGGGCACGCTGCTGCTGGCCAGCAACTCGACGCGCGTGTACCGCTGGCGCAACGGCTTTGCCACCACGTCGCTCGACATAGGCACGCAGAGTGCCCACGCCATCAACTCGCTGCGAGCCTTCGGCAACGACGTGCGCATGGCCGTGAAGCAGGCCCGCGAGGTGTACCGCACCCACCCAACGGTGCAGGAGAGCGACTCGCTCACCGTGATCTACGTGCTGGGCGAAAGCTATATCAAGCACCACGCCAGCCTCTACGGCTACGAGCTCAACACCACGCCCTGCATGGTGAGAGAGCGCAACAGGGGCAACCTCTTTGCCTTCACCGATGTCATTGCCCAGGAAAACATCACCTCGGTGGTTGAGAAAAACACCTTCTGCCTCAACAGCGTGGCCGACGGCGAGTCGTGGTTTGAAAAGCCCAACTTCACCACCATCTTCAAGCGGGCAGGCTACAACGTGTACATGTGGGACATACAGCGCACCCAGCAGCCCCACAAGCTGTTCACGGTCACCGTCAACCAGTTTGTCTACAATCCCGAGATCATGCGGCTCTCCTACACGGCCTGCGACAAGGGCGGCTTCGACTACGACGGCCAGCTGGTCGACGACTTCCACAAGCGTGTGAAGCTGCATGGCAAGCACAACCTCATCGTGTTCCACCTCTACGGGCAGCACGTCAACCCCCACTATCGCTACCCGGCGGGCAGCTACTACGACAACCACTTCAAGCCCGACTCGGTGCGCCGCAACGAGAAGTGGCTCACCACCGACAAGAAGCAGAAGATTGCCTACTACGACAACGCCACCCTCTACAACGACGCTGTGATGGAGAAGATATTCGACCTGTACCGCAACAAGAACACTGTGGTCGTCTACTTTGCCGACCACGGCGAGGAAGTGTATGACTTCCGCGACACCAAGGGCCGCCACACCGAGACCGACCCCAAGCCCGGCACACTCATGTACCAGAACGAGGTGCCCTTTGTGATATGGTGCAGCGACCGCTACAAGCAGCTGCACCCCCAGGTGGTCGCCCGCATCAAGCAGGCACTGCACCGCCCCTACATGACCGACAACGTGGGGCAACTAATGCTCGACCTGGGCAGAATCAAGACACAATACTACATCCCCGACCGCGACCTCATCGCCCCGCAGTTCAGGCCGCGCAAGCGACTGGTCTACGACCACTGCGACTACGACAAGGTGATGCGCGGCGTGGACCGCAACAAAATATATCCCCGTTTTGTGAAATAG